catttataaaaactagcaattatttgttttatctttattaatttaaaattttaaaaaatttaaatgaatttttttttttgttttagggaACCGGGCCCCTGCCAAACCCTTAACTATGCCCCTGCCAATACTAgttcttttaagggaaaaaataataattatcttTGGAGCATACCCATTTTGTCCATCTAACTTCTTAGTTGACtatgctttaaaaaaaaaacaacttattAATtgactatgaaaataaaatatgtaaaatataaaataaatcttcCCTAAGGCCAAGTTtgcaataaaattaataaaattttgtacaaaTGGTTCCTTGtgcaataataaaaaattgtacaaCCATGTGAACACATTGACTAGGTCAACACAAATCATGCATGTTcaagaattaaatattagtttaccTCACATGGCATGTTTTCATGCATTGACTTGAAacttgtatgtatgtatgtatgtatgtatgtatgtatgtatgtatgtatgtatgagaataataatttaatttggtggTTGGTAATGGAAAATGAAGGTTGGGAAGCCAACATGGACAGACAAAAGCGCGGAGTAACAATGGCTCCTATTGTAGTTCCCGGGATGGCAAGATAATTAATGATGATGATCCATGTTTATCCATGCATGCTTTGTTAAGCTATATCATGCTACTCATAGTAATGGCTTCTTGTTTGGTAGTAGTGTGTGCTTAATTGTAATCCacatcatatgcatatatatatatttgcaataAACATACACAGTTTCgagtggttaaaatatgtcattagtccttgtacttttacaggatttaaaatttagtccccgtcttattttttcaatttaaaaatcgtagtctaaatttcatcatttcaagCAAATTCTGTCAGAATTTGACAacttaatatgtttattttctataaataatatgtcAACTTAATTAATGATTCGACTGAGAATATTGAAttcaaaaataagaattttaactttttaaatataagaACTAACggcatattttaacttttttcttgCAATAAATTACAGTACACGGCTTTGATAATCGATACAGTATGTGATAAAATTCTACTTTGGtccttcaaaataaaaatatttctatttaatcCCTTGAAGAAtgaaaaacttataaattaatacagAATAATTACACTTTACAATTCCGATCTTAaatgaatttccattttcacCCTTGAATACCGTTTATTAACTTTGAAATAAATTGTCATCTTAAAAATACACGATGCGATTTGATGTATTAAcgatataaaattacaataataattaataaaaataaagaatatgtttctttaaagaaaaacaaaattaatatatataaaataaagagttagtatttgatgtattatcgATATAAAATTCTGTAAACAATAAATGGaaccaataataataaacacaattcataaataaataaatcacatcaGCAACAATAAACTAATGTTCATAAACACTAAAAAACCCATAAAAATAATCTCTATTAtattaagcaataaataaaaCCCTAGCTATGCAGCTGCCATAGCATCTTCTTCCTTCTGCAATTTCTCTCTTAAAAGACACAAAGTACAATGATAAGTAAAATTACACCAAAAATTATTCCTGTGTATATGAATATAGGATCCATtgtatcaatttaatatttcaatatattttattattaagaagaaaaagaataccTGGAGGCTTGAATTCAGAATCACATTGTTCTTGGTGATGTTGGTCTAATATATAGAGAGAGGAGAGACAATAAGTTGGAAAGaatattatagattataggGTCCATAAATGTGGGCATTTATTATATGGATTctcttattgatttttttttttaatttagtacataaatattgaatggaaagtaatcCAATTCATTGATTTCAATTAAGGATTATTGCAATTTATTATGgtttaattcataatttagtACATTCCTATTAAGTAATTATTCATCTTTGTCAGAACAAATTTTTTCGTCATCCGACTCGCCggatatttctttttaaaaatcctCGCCGGAAAACTTTCCTCTCCGGCCTAGTCCTCCATGTGTTCAACATTCCAAATGTAAACCCAAAAGTGACTTCACATCTCAATtcataaaaactcaatttatacTTTCACAATTTGCCATAAGCAATTCATACACAAAAAagtcaaagaaataaaacttcttttattgtgaaaataaataaaaaaattctaactttaaacaaaaagaaaggtAAAATGTGCAATTCCAACCCTAGTGGCTGCCTGAAAACTTTGTTTGTAAAAGCCAACGCCTGTTCTATTTTCCAATCCGACCACCACACAGTCATTTTCCACCTCAGTGTCTCCGTCTATGGCCGCAACGGACTACGTTGGAGGGGAAGCCGACAACAAAGAAAGTTGTTCCGACAAAAGTGATTGAGAGGATAATTAGAGatggatttgatttttattttgattagtttttataaaataaatgacatgaaaatttatgtggtaaaaaatataaattccaaAATTGTCATCAAGTTAACGGCCACATCAGCGGGGCATTTAACAGTTTTGGACCAGTCATTGAACGGTTTTGGACTAAAAAGATGGTGACCATTTTTGTTACAATCCAACACAAAATTGGAACTATTACCAGCTTTCTTGATGCTTCAGGCTTTAATTCAGCCCTTGAATctaatactcctactgattccAACATTGATACCAGAGGCTTCTCCGCCGTATTGACTGACTGGTTTTCGAGTATCCCGGACCTGACCTTTCCTTTGTTTCTCTCGTTTCTTGCTTTGCAACTGTAAACCCCATCACACAAACAACAGCAGTGAGACACATAAATCCACAAACTCATACAACTTGACTAAAAGTATATTATCAAAAAGAATAATACCCTGTATTTCTTCCTTggatttttaatgttcttattcCGTTGTCGAGTCAAACCTCTATTCTTCTCTATCTGTTGCAATTtgacatgattttttttgtgttagGGAGCAGTGGAGAAAAATAACTAAGCAATACGAGAGAATAATGTAAGAACCTGATGAGTTATCTGTCGTTTTCCATCGACAGTTTCAGGTAACGAGGGAGGCACTGAGGTCCTGCAAAAGGAAACACATCAGATAACATTCTATATGAACCAGTTTAAAAGTAGATAGACAGCTAAAAATGCAGTGGAGGAACATACCTTGTATATATCTCAGCCTTTGCAGCAAGTTTTGCGGCCCTTTGTTGCTTAAATTGTTTGTAAAATTCATCTTCTGATACCTCAGTGTCTTCCGTATCACCATCCTCGTCTCCAGAAATGCCTCCATTACCCCCATCATCTTCTTCCAACATGTCATATTCACCTCCATGATCATCCTCGGATTTAACTGTTGCTCCTGCTAGTACTCTGAGTTCATGTTTCCTCCGTCTTTCTCCAATATCATCTCTCTTGGGTAAATCATCATCACCGGATATGACCTTCTCAACAGGGTAGAAGGGAGGGACAaaagaaaagttcaaaaaaatCCATGGTACACATCAATCATGATGCAGAGTTTAACATGCAAACACTGTAACAAAGTGAATTGACCTGCCAAATTGCTACCACTAACAGACATGCTCAACTCAAAGAAAGGCTGGGACTAAACATATTGTTTTGAGTAGGTAATTGGCTTGTCCCATAAAGTGGTCAACAACACTCATTCAATACACTTGCTACTTCCAAGTACATTCAGAAAGCTCATCAAAGAGATTTCTTATCAATCTTAATAGTTTACTGGAGACATAAAAACAGGAAATCTTGTTGAGATTTATACCTTGGACTTGTTCTGTTTAGCTGTAATAAGTTTGGAAATATTAGAATGGTTTGAGCTTGCATGCCCGTTACTTAATCCATGAGCACTTCCTTCAACATCCATTGCATCATCAACAAAATCATCATATGTTTCAAGCTGTCTGTTTTGTCAAAGTTGAATGAATTAGTACTCAGTACTGTCAATAGGGGTAACTAATTACAAAACAATAGGAAAAGCAGCAATACCCATTCACTGGTTTCCTATGTTTCTTGGTTTTATCAGGCTTTTGGATGTTGGAACTAAAGATTCCCTTCTGTTTCAGTTTTTCCTCAAGAGCTGCTCGTACTTTTAACATTTCCCTGCTTTGTATACCTACTTGGTCATTCTGCATTTATTTTGGAGAATATCAAGTAAGAAATATTGCTACTCACTACATAACAGGGATGAAGAAATAGAAGGAAATATGAAGCAGTAGGCACATCTTACCTCACGCTTAAGTTTCATCCCCTTGTTATCAAGGTTACTAGCAAACTCCATTTTTAGCAAATTAGGTGTGTCTTCAAGCTGATGCATGAAATAAGAGATCAAACGACAAGCAAAAACACAAACCTAAATGGCATATTGGGGAGAGATAATAGTAATGCTAACTTTGACTACCTCGGCCATTTGTAAATCCGTTACTAATGATGGACCATGATCCTTAGTGCCAGAGTCAGATACCGGTTCAGCACTCTCTTTAACCAAGTTTTGTCCCATTTCAGCTCCTTTATTCTTCAGAATCTCCTCCCATTCAGAAGGAAGGTTCCCACCAAGTTGTTTCACCTGTTAAGTGGAGCAAGCATCagaaagaggaaataaaataatgggTTAAGTGCAATGAAATAAGATCTACACAGAAGCGTCCATCAGATATAACCAACCATTATTAACCACTTGATTTtgcaaaataaccaaaaaaaaaaaagtataagttaaaatatGGTTGGTTCTACCACTACAAGTCTGCAAATACAAGGGGGAAAAAACTCAATCATGGAAAGCATTGTGAATAGCATAGatataaattcataaatctAGAATACAATATTGGCTTTTCAAGGACAATGACCTTATCAATTAAGCCTTGGATCTCCACAATACGACCTAAGACGGGATGACCACGAACAGGCTGCCCTTCAGACTTGAGAAGAAGATAAAAGGTTATTGCTTGACAATAGGCCAGCAAAAGAATCTGCTTCACCTCCAAATAGCGCATCCCGCCTTCCAAAAGGATCTTCCCTTCTTTAGCctttaaaacacataaaatcCTTTAACATGTCAGCAAAGAATATGAGGAATCTGATGTTACATCCAAAGTCTGAAATTATCCTTTAAAGCAAGAAAAGTCATCCTACGCACTGATTGTGGAGCTTTTCAAATCCATAAGAAGATTAGACCCATTACcatatattgttataaatcagAAATATCGCAACCAGCCAACCTTGCTTGTGgagtttaaaaaccttatttCCAAATTAACCACAAAAAAACATGTAATCATCTCAAACCACACACTTGAAGTTTCCCAAAGGACCTAGATGGACCCAACACACATATATGCTGCCAAATCAGTTGGCAGATCAAGAATAGTATCACCCttctattcaaaaataaaaataacaaaagagaagaagaacaCCTTTCTTAAAAGTGGATTAACTTTGCTTTCAAGCTCTTCGAGTGCAGCATCTAGCTCTGACAATAAGCCAATTAATTCTGGTGCAGAACTGAGGAGCAAAACTATTGACTTTAAGCCATGGGGTAAGACTAAGAAAAACCAAGCAATCAACCCTCAAACCCATCCAAAAAAGAAGAGTGAATATCTGATGCATGTAATAAGATACAGAGGATACTTCTTCTAGGAAATAAATTGGTTAAGGTTTCcgttaaacaaaaaaaatgttgagGCATATGGTTCAACACAAGTAgattcaaaacttttaaaaaaatgtccacaaaatccaaaattttcaaatttcaaaaatatttgtcTTACAAACCCATTTATCTATGGAGGTAGAGAGAGGCAAAGACCTTCCATCAGCCACTTAGACAATGCATTCAAAGAGAACCATTAATAAAACATAGAGCTTTACAACCAGAAGATTGATAAACAAAAAGCacgaaaaaagaacaaatatttaacaaacaTAAGTATAGAAAATAAACGATGCTTAAACACAATGCTTACAGTGTAGGATTGTGAGtaaatataagttataaaacataccaacaataaatgaaataaccAAAAGACAAAAACCACACCTGTGTACCACATCCATCTGCTCTTCCTTTGACAAAGCATTCAAATCCTTCTTGACCTCCTCAAATGTAGCCACATCATCCACAGGTTCTTCACTTGCTAGGGATAATTTTCCACCTTTTCCTTTCGATGACATTTCCTGTGCCGGAAACATTTtctcagtgactaaaatatttaaagttcatATCCCTTACACAAGCAAACAAAGTTCTCAATGCCAAAATAACAGGTAGCAAGCAAGCCTCACCTCTAAGGTCAATTCTCTATTAGTCTCATCATCACTAGCATCTTCAAGGCCAAAGTCttcaattgataaatttttcGCTCTTTCCTTCTGTATTTCTTTCACCTCTTCCTCCTCTTCCCTGGGAGCCTCATCGTCACTTGAGTGCAACTTCAGAAGTACATCAAACAATAAGTGAAAAAACTTTCATCTATTCAAAAGAAGACATGAAAGAATCTTCAAAGGAATTTCATTCACAAACAGCCGTCCTTGAAAATTAGGCAGCAGCAAA
The sequence above is a segment of the Gossypium raimondii isolate GPD5lz chromosome 4, ASM2569854v1, whole genome shotgun sequence genome. Coding sequences within it:
- the LOC105780316 gene encoding protein THALLO, with translation MGKRGNISKNDKRNSKRRHSANDAFNPENVDDEIDVFHKQRDVVPLNMDGDFRDSDDEDDEHPVFDLQDTDDDDDDEGDDDDIDDAQVSKFAAKIARQHKFLRAKFGGAEDEMLEEEEDDEDDKEEMAQWGGIKSRYYGGDNRDFELHSSDDEAPREEEEEVKEIQKERAKNLSIEDFGLEDASDDETNRELTLEEMSSKGKGGKLSLASEEPVDDVATFEEVKKDLNALSKEEQMDVVHSSAPELIGLLSELDAALEELESKVNPLLRKAKEGKILLEGGMRYLEVKQILLLAYCQAITFYLLLKSEGQPVRGHPVLGRIVEIQGLIDKVKQLGGNLPSEWEEILKNKGAEMGQNLVKESAEPVSDSGTKDHGPSLVTDLQMAELEDTPNLLKMEFASNLDNKGMKLKRENDQVGIQSREMLKVRAALEEKLKQKGIFSSNIQKPDKTKKHRKPVNGQLETYDDFVDDAMDVEGSAHGLSNGHASSNHSNISKLITAKQNKSKVISGDDDLPKRDDIGERRRKHELRVLAGATVKSEDDHGGEYDMLEEDDGGNGGISGDEDGDTEDTEVSEDEFYKQFKQQRAAKLAAKAEIYTRTSVPPSLPETVDGKRQITHQIEKNRGLTRQRNKNIKNPRKKYRLQSKKREKQRKGQVRDTRKPVSQYGGEASGINVGISRSIRFKG